The Rhodococcus sp. X156 genome window below encodes:
- a CDS encoding neocarzinostatin apoprotein domain-containing protein, producing the protein MNRRTAATALATLSTGALLGLAPGTALAAENVDLTVTKSADVQPGEKLTVSGTGADPQAGYYVALCAAGTTSPKGPDCLGDRTQPGTQVWLSNSPGATAKLGADGTFSTELTVLANGTTSTGKAIDCTTTACEVTLFHDHRNGFDTVATVPLKLAAASSSSATSATSATSTPSAGAPADSATTNTAAESEDSSSATGWIIGGVVVVVAAAAAALYVRSRRNVG; encoded by the coding sequence ATGAACCGTCGCACCGCCGCCACCGCCCTGGCCACCCTCTCGACGGGCGCCCTGCTCGGCCTCGCCCCCGGCACCGCCCTCGCCGCCGAGAACGTCGACCTCACGGTGACCAAGTCCGCGGACGTGCAGCCGGGCGAGAAGCTCACCGTCAGCGGCACCGGCGCCGACCCGCAGGCCGGCTACTACGTCGCGCTGTGCGCCGCCGGCACCACCAGCCCCAAGGGGCCCGACTGCCTGGGTGACCGCACCCAGCCCGGCACCCAGGTGTGGCTGAGCAACTCCCCCGGCGCCACGGCCAAGCTGGGCGCCGACGGCACGTTCAGCACCGAGCTGACCGTCCTCGCCAACGGCACCACCTCCACCGGCAAGGCCATCGACTGCACCACCACCGCCTGCGAGGTCACGCTCTTCCACGACCACCGCAACGGCTTCGACACCGTCGCGACCGTGCCGCTGAAGCTCGCCGCAGCCAGCTCGAGCAGCGCCACCTCCGCCACCTCGGCCACCAGCACCCCGTCCGCCGGCGCCCCCGCAGACTCCGCCACCACCAACACCGCGGCGGAGTCCGAGGACAGCAGCAGCGCCACCGGCTGGATCATCGGCGGGGTGGTCGTGGTGGTCGCTGCTGCCGCGGCCGCCCTGTATGTCCGGTCCCGGCGAAACGTCGGCTGA